The following nucleotide sequence is from Nitrospira sp..
ATCGCCGCAAGGTATTCGATATCGATCTGCTTGCCGACCGGCTGCTCCTCGCAGCGGCCTGGCTGGGGAAACAGAACCGTACCGCGGGACTCCCTCTCGGATACTTCGGTGCGAGCACCGGCGCCGGGGCCGCCCTTCAAGCTGCCGCGCGCGAGCCGCATCTGGTGGGCGCCATCGTCTCGCGCGGCGGTCGGCCGGACCTTGCCGGCCCCTACCTCAGCCGGGTCACGGCGCCGACGCTGCTCCTGGTGGGCGGTGATGACGAGCCGGTGATCGGAATGAATCAGGAGGCCCTCGTTCGATTACGCTGCCCCAAGCAACTCATGATCATTTCCGGCGCCACGCACCTGTTCGAAGAGCCGGGAACCCTCGAACAGGTCGCGGAGGAGGCCCTCCGTTGGTTTACACGGCACTTGGCCGCCGACTCACCCACAGCAAGCCGCACAGAGCGAAAGGAGTCCATACCATGAAGCTGGTTCTTGCCGTCGACGGCTCCGACCATTCTTATGAAGCCGTCCGGGCCTTGAAGTACCTACGGCGCGCCGACGAGTTGACGATTCTGCACGTCGTCGACCCGCCTCGGCCCTCCTACCCGATGATGATGTCCGATGTCGCACAGGACCTCTACCGCCAGTTGGAAGAGAGCATGAAGGAGGATGGCGAGCAGCTCCTGACCCGCGTCCATTCTCTCTTGCCGCCGCACAGCGGACCGGTCACGAAGCGGCTGGAAGTGGGCTCGCCCGCCGACATCATCGTGAGCATGGCCGAATCCGGCCATGCCGATCTGGTCGCCATGGGCGCCAGAGGGTTGGGCCCGGTCTCTGAGCGGTTGTTCGGAAGTGTCGCCCACCGGGTGCTCAGTTATGCTCCCTGCGCCAAGCTCTTGGTGAAGGAGCCGCTCCGGGCGTTGGACAAAATCCTGCTGCCGATCCAGGGCCAGTATGATGCCGACGCGGCGATCCGGTTTCTGGAGAAGCAGCCCTTTCACAAACCGGTCGAGATCCTCCTCTTGACCGTCCTCCCACCGACCCGGCCGCCCTGGCCCGTGGACCACGCCGCAGCTGAGCAACTCGAGGCCCAAACCCTCCGACATGCGCGTGACTTCGTCGAGGATGTGGCGACCAAGGTTCGTGCGCTCGGACATCACACCCACAGCGCGAGTCTCCTGGGAAGCCCTGCGGCTACGATCGTGCACGAGGCGGAGAAGGCCGGGACGGACTTGATCATGGTGGGCTCGCGTGGGAGACGCGGTATCACCCGCATGGTTCTGGGCAGCGTGTCCCATGCGGTGTTGCACCAGGCTTCCAGTCCGATCCTGGTATTCGAGTAACGGCGGCCGGGGACGTATCGGCAAGAGGCCGGAGCACAAGCGAG
It contains:
- a CDS encoding dienelactone hydrolase family protein; its protein translation is MDAHTQQVTIAGKDISLDGLLGLADRAKGVVAFAHGSGSGRLSPRNQFVARHLQRGGFSTLLLDLLEPDEADDRRKVFDIDLLADRLLLAAAWLGKQNRTAGLPLGYFGASTGAGAALQAAAREPHLVGAIVSRGGRPDLAGPYLSRVTAPTLLLVGGDDEPVIGMNQEALVRLRCPKQLMIISGATHLFEEPGTLEQVAEEALRWFTRHLAADSPTASRTERKESIP
- a CDS encoding universal stress protein — translated: MKLVLAVDGSDHSYEAVRALKYLRRADELTILHVVDPPRPSYPMMMSDVAQDLYRQLEESMKEDGEQLLTRVHSLLPPHSGPVTKRLEVGSPADIIVSMAESGHADLVAMGARGLGPVSERLFGSVAHRVLSYAPCAKLLVKEPLRALDKILLPIQGQYDADAAIRFLEKQPFHKPVEILLLTVLPPTRPPWPVDHAAAEQLEAQTLRHARDFVEDVATKVRALGHHTHSASLLGSPAATIVHEAEKAGTDLIMVGSRGRRGITRMVLGSVSHAVLHQASSPILVFE